The Kiritimatiellales bacterium genome segment TGGAAGAACTGAAAAAACAGGCCGGGAAAACCGCCGCTTGACAAACCATAACGAAAGAACTACCCCATGCCCGTCAACGATCAAAAATCAGCACCCCTTCGGTGTCTTTTTTATATGAGGCAATACGCCGCGCGAATTGACTGGTAGATTGTAAAAGCAAGTGTCCGGTTGGAGTCGGAAATGTTCCATGCCGGAATGAACCTTTCTTCATTCGACAAAACAAAGGAAAGGAACACCGGCATGGAACAGGTAGAACATACCGCACCTCACCCGCGGAAGGGAACGCATTTGACGTACGAAGAGCGCATTCAGATTGAGGTGTTGCACCGGAGGGGAGAACCGGCCGTCCGGATTGCCGCGCTGCTCGGACGTGCGGAGCGTACCATCCGGCGGGAGCGTCAGCGCGGCTGGCTGACCTATCGTACCGGACGCGATTCCGCCGAAAAGCGCTATAACGAGGCGCGCGGGGTCAGACGGTATATGAACAGCGGCGTAAACGATCGAATCCGGCACAGATCAACCCGTAGTTGGCGGCGTTTCTAAAGGAGCAGATTGTGGTCAAACGGTGTTCTCCAGCGGTGTGATTCGT includes the following:
- a CDS encoding helix-turn-helix domain-containing protein, with amino-acid sequence MEQVEHTAPHPRKGTHLTYEERIQIEVLHRRGEPAVRIAALLGRAERTIRRERQRGWLTYRTGRDSAEKRYNEARGVRRYMNSGVNDRIRHRSTRSWRRF